The proteins below come from a single Archangium lipolyticum genomic window:
- a CDS encoding HupE/UreJ family protein translates to MWRTARLVAPLALLLVAGSAGAHDADILYAQLWRPEAGGPEVRERLTLTAETLGLLIPVDADGDGALSQADLDARTQALAVGIWDAIPLTAGGRPCTRTGASAMVRASFVELGATFSCPAGQLRQRFSLLSLLPSNYRVVLGSFMQGEQGQRFADAQQPTLVVSEPGQPARGEGPSGLLEWVVLGVTHIFEGIDHLTFLLALLLVGGSFRRVLLLVTAFTVAHSLTLGATALGFILLDDARTRWVEAAIAASIVWVALENLLLREHRHRALLTFLFGLVHGFGFANVLSGYGLGDSVMTGLFGFNLGVELGQAAVIAVLLPLVRLVQRRPAVHLQTVRGLSLLILATGGYWLMERALG, encoded by the coding sequence ATGTGGCGGACGGCCCGACTGGTGGCTCCGCTCGCCCTCCTGCTGGTGGCGGGGAGCGCGGGCGCTCACGATGCGGACATCCTCTATGCGCAGCTCTGGCGTCCGGAGGCGGGCGGGCCCGAGGTGCGTGAGCGGCTCACGCTCACCGCGGAGACGCTCGGCCTCCTCATTCCCGTGGACGCGGACGGGGACGGAGCGCTCTCCCAGGCGGATCTGGACGCGCGCACCCAGGCGCTGGCGGTGGGCATCTGGGATGCCATTCCCCTGACGGCTGGAGGCCGGCCCTGTACCCGCACCGGTGCCTCCGCCATGGTGCGGGCGTCCTTCGTGGAGCTCGGCGCCACCTTCTCCTGTCCGGCCGGCCAGCTCCGCCAGCGCTTCTCCCTGCTGTCCCTGCTGCCTTCCAACTACCGGGTGGTGCTCGGCTCCTTCATGCAGGGCGAGCAGGGGCAGCGCTTCGCGGACGCCCAGCAGCCCACACTCGTGGTGTCCGAACCGGGACAGCCAGCGCGGGGGGAGGGCCCCTCGGGGCTGCTCGAGTGGGTGGTGTTGGGCGTCACGCACATCTTCGAGGGAATCGATCACCTGACCTTCCTGCTGGCGCTGCTGCTGGTGGGAGGGAGCTTCCGGCGGGTGCTGCTGCTGGTGACGGCCTTCACCGTGGCCCACTCGCTCACCCTGGGGGCCACCGCGCTGGGCTTCATCCTCCTGGACGATGCGCGCACGCGCTGGGTGGAGGCGGCCATCGCCGCGTCCATCGTCTGGGTGGCGCTGGAGAACCTGCTGCTGCGCGAGCACCGCCACCGGGCCCTCCTCACGTTCCTCTTCGGGCTGGTGCACGGCTTCGGCTTCGCCAACGTGCTGAGCGGCTACGGCCTGGGCGACTCGGTGATGACGGGTCTGTTCGGCTTCAACCTGGGGGTGGAGCTGGGCCAGGCGGCGGTCATCGCCGTGCTGCTGCCGCTGGTGCGGCTGGTGCAACGTCGTCCCGCGGTACACCTCCAGACGGTGCGCGGTCTGTCGCTCCTCATCCTCGCGACCGGCGGTTATTGGTTGATGGAGCGCGCTCTGGGGTAG
- a CDS encoding lmo0937 family membrane protein, with protein sequence MYWTMSAILFVLWVLGLISGSTEGRWVHLLLIFSMVTLILAVARRGRGALA encoded by the coding sequence GTGTACTGGACGATGAGTGCGATCCTGTTCGTGCTGTGGGTGCTGGGATTGATCAGCGGTTCGACGGAAGGCCGGTGGGTGCACCTGTTGCTGATCTTCTCGATGGTGACCCTCATCCTCGCGGTGGCGCGTCGGGGGCGAGGGGCGTTGGCATGA
- a CDS encoding lytic transglycosylase domain-containing protein, which translates to MRGWTVAMVAVGMLVGTGARAFQPYIPGENSPEMAELKMKLAEREAHLARLEEEAALYAEAEALGVVAAVQASRLPERQQRRLAMAIVREARRNGVDPMLVVAVIRCESSFNNYAVSHVGAMGLMQVMPDTGTYLADRAGFKLQRHTNLFDSELNVELGTAYLADLIQRFGSPERALVAYNAGPGLAKKILAKRDVRDRFMQGYPAKVMREFRRLKAQQARELTRLEEQKKTSGGPG; encoded by the coding sequence ATGAGAGGGTGGACGGTGGCGATGGTGGCGGTGGGGATGCTGGTGGGGACGGGCGCGCGAGCTTTCCAGCCCTACATCCCGGGGGAGAACAGTCCCGAGATGGCGGAGCTGAAGATGAAGCTGGCCGAGCGGGAGGCCCACCTGGCGCGGTTGGAGGAGGAGGCGGCCCTCTACGCGGAGGCCGAGGCGCTGGGCGTGGTGGCGGCGGTGCAGGCCTCGCGCCTCCCGGAGCGGCAGCAGCGCCGGCTGGCGATGGCGATCGTCCGCGAGGCCAGGCGCAACGGGGTGGACCCCATGCTGGTGGTGGCGGTCATCCGCTGTGAGAGCTCCTTCAACAACTACGCGGTGTCCCACGTGGGCGCGATGGGACTGATGCAGGTGATGCCGGACACGGGCACCTATCTGGCGGATCGGGCGGGCTTCAAGCTGCAGCGCCACACCAATCTGTTCGATTCGGAACTGAACGTGGAGCTGGGGACGGCCTATCTGGCGGATCTCATCCAGCGCTTCGGCTCTCCGGAGCGGGCGCTGGTGGCGTACAATGCCGGGCCGGGGCTGGCGAAGAAGATCCTCGCCAAGCGGGACGTGCGTGATCGCTTCATGCAGGGCTATCCCGCCAAGGTGATGCGCGAGTTCCGCCGCCTGAAAGCCCAGCAGGCACGCGAGCTCACCCGGCTGGAAGAACAGAAGAAAACATCCGGTGGACCGGGTTGA
- a CDS encoding STAS domain-containing protein — MTLRLMGTLDGRTAMQLRSSLEELGAREVVVDFTHLREFRDSAVGVLTHGLSERKVQFRGLAGHHERMFRYFGLTTGNVAPPRAYYTPEEVLA; from the coding sequence TTGACCCTGCGGCTCATGGGCACTCTGGATGGCCGCACCGCGATGCAACTGCGCAGCTCCCTCGAGGAGCTGGGAGCGCGGGAAGTCGTGGTCGACTTCACGCACCTGCGGGAGTTCAGGGACTCGGCGGTGGGTGTGCTCACCCACGGGCTGAGCGAGCGCAAGGTCCAGTTCCGGGGTCTTGCCGGACATCACGAGCGGATGTTCCGCTACTTCGGGCTGACCACCGGCAACGTCGCGCCTCCGCGCGCGTACTACACGCCGGAAGAAGTGCTCGCCTGA
- a CDS encoding sensor histidine kinase: MDGPYPVGLDIGLYEQLPESIGIYTRDGRFVYLNPAAGQLLRRPSKELLGRRFWEEFPSVVGTPFHQAFHRVARTGQSEQFDTHYTFADWDRWFTHRLYASGELIYGVSVDITGRKRDEARRLQLAREVEAARAETEAERRRLQQLFTEAPAGIALLQGPEHVYILSNPLNSELIGNRPVLGKPVREVLPKAEEQGFITILDRVYTTGETYVAQEGLTLLPQPDGSLRTLYLTLIVQPTHDATGAIDGTAVFIFDVTDQVLAHKNLEVLAEQLRHGEERLRTLVEASSSILWSVDAHGRIVEDSPSWRAYTGQTREQWLSPGGWLEAVHPEDRPRTAEVWNRAVTQKTDYEVEFRLYRHQDRTWRYVLSRAVLLRHPDGSPREWFGAITDIHHRKQGELQLQQSIRMRDEFLSVASHELRTPLTPLNLLLHGLQRAASSQPDTPFTRLVHHNAETGRRQIQRLVRLVEDLLDVSRIVEGRLQPRLEEVDLVSIAREAVGRIEPQAAAAGCALEVHAPGPVVGQWDRLRLEQVLVNLVENALKYGPGKPVRVRVEAHEDRAVLSVRDEGIGIPPEHQARVFERFERAVSDRHYGGLGLGLYISCQIVRAHGGNIRVDSTPGVETTFTVELPLAPRAG; encoded by the coding sequence TTGGACGGTCCGTATCCTGTCGGACTGGACATCGGGCTGTATGAGCAGCTGCCAGAGTCCATTGGCATCTACACCCGGGACGGGAGGTTCGTGTACCTCAATCCCGCGGCGGGGCAGTTGCTTCGCAGGCCCTCGAAGGAGCTGCTCGGCCGGAGATTCTGGGAGGAATTTCCCAGCGTGGTGGGCACCCCGTTCCACCAGGCCTTCCACCGGGTGGCCCGGACAGGCCAGAGCGAGCAGTTCGACACCCATTACACCTTCGCCGATTGGGATCGCTGGTTCACCCACCGCCTCTACGCGAGCGGCGAGCTCATCTACGGCGTCTCGGTCGACATCACCGGGCGCAAGCGCGACGAGGCCCGGCGGCTTCAGCTCGCGCGGGAGGTGGAGGCCGCCAGGGCCGAGACGGAAGCCGAACGCCGCCGCCTCCAGCAGCTCTTCACCGAGGCCCCGGCCGGCATTGCCCTGCTCCAGGGCCCGGAGCACGTCTACATCCTCTCCAATCCCCTCAACTCCGAGCTGATCGGCAACAGGCCGGTGCTGGGCAAGCCCGTCCGGGAGGTCCTCCCCAAGGCGGAGGAGCAGGGCTTCATCACCATCCTGGATCGCGTCTACACCACGGGCGAGACCTATGTCGCCCAGGAGGGGTTGACGCTGCTGCCACAGCCGGACGGCTCCCTGAGGACGTTGTATCTCACCCTCATCGTCCAACCGACGCACGACGCCACCGGAGCGATCGATGGCACCGCGGTCTTCATCTTCGATGTGACGGACCAGGTGCTGGCGCACAAGAACCTGGAGGTGCTGGCGGAGCAGTTGCGCCACGGCGAGGAGCGGCTCCGCACCCTGGTGGAGGCCAGCTCCAGCATCCTCTGGTCGGTCGATGCGCACGGAAGAATCGTGGAGGACTCGCCCTCGTGGCGGGCCTACACGGGCCAGACGCGCGAGCAGTGGCTCAGCCCCGGAGGCTGGTTGGAGGCCGTCCATCCCGAGGACCGCCCCAGGACGGCCGAGGTCTGGAACAGGGCCGTCACCCAGAAGACCGACTACGAAGTCGAGTTCCGGCTGTACCGCCACCAGGACCGCACCTGGCGCTACGTCCTGTCGCGGGCCGTCCTCCTCCGCCATCCGGATGGCAGCCCCCGGGAGTGGTTCGGTGCCATCACCGACATCCACCACCGCAAGCAGGGCGAGCTCCAGCTCCAGCAATCCATCCGCATGCGCGATGAGTTCCTCTCCGTGGCCAGCCACGAGCTGCGCACGCCACTGACCCCGCTCAACCTCCTGCTCCACGGCCTCCAACGGGCGGCCAGCTCCCAGCCCGACACGCCCTTCACCCGGCTCGTCCACCACAACGCCGAGACCGGGCGACGACAGATCCAACGGCTGGTGCGGCTGGTGGAGGACCTGCTCGACGTGTCCCGGATCGTCGAGGGCCGGCTCCAGCCGAGGCTCGAGGAGGTGGATCTGGTGAGCATCGCCCGGGAGGCGGTGGGCCGGATCGAGCCCCAGGCGGCGGCGGCGGGCTGCGCCCTGGAGGTACACGCCCCCGGGCCGGTGGTGGGCCAATGGGACCGGCTGCGCCTGGAGCAGGTGCTGGTGAACCTCGTGGAGAACGCGCTCAAGTACGGCCCCGGCAAGCCCGTGCGCGTGCGCGTCGAGGCCCACGAGGACCGGGCGGTGCTCAGCGTGAGGGACGAGGGCATCGGCATCCCCCCCGAGCACCAGGCCCGCGTCTTCGAGCGCTTCGAGCGGGCCGTGTCGGATCGTCACTACGGAGGACTGGGGCTCGGGCTCTACATCAGCTGCCAGATCGTCCGGGCCCATGGGGGGAACATCCGCGTGGACAGCACCCCCGGGGTGGAGACCACGTTCACGGTGGAGCTCCCGCTCGCCCCCCGAGCAGGCTGA
- a CDS encoding AAA family ATPase — MNSPARAVSPLPSPTTARATLERVAANLSLAVQGKDKEVRLAVTCVAAGGHLLLEDVPGVGKTTLVEAIARSFALSFSRVQFTADLMPADILGAQVFHAQSATFNFRPGPIFRQLVLADELNRAPPRTQSALLEAMAQGQVSLDGATHVLPRPFTVVATQNPVDFSGTYPLPDSQLDRFLMRLSLGHPAPEVEARLLTTRDTSSPVEALQAVTSPEELAELRMQVAAQRLDDTVAEYVVRLAQATRSHGDIERGASTRAVLALGMAARAHALWEARDFVTPGDVRAVMGPCLAHRLLLRSANQGAYTRDEATHLLEEVSRKVPAPR; from the coding sequence ATGAACTCCCCTGCCCGAGCCGTCAGTCCCCTCCCCTCGCCCACGACCGCGCGAGCCACCCTGGAGCGCGTGGCCGCGAATCTCTCCCTGGCGGTGCAGGGAAAGGACAAGGAGGTCCGCCTCGCCGTCACCTGCGTGGCCGCGGGCGGACACCTCCTGCTGGAGGACGTCCCCGGGGTGGGCAAGACGACGCTGGTGGAAGCCATCGCGCGCTCGTTCGCCCTCTCCTTCTCCCGCGTCCAGTTCACCGCGGACCTAATGCCCGCCGACATCCTCGGTGCCCAGGTCTTTCACGCCCAGAGCGCCACCTTCAACTTCCGCCCGGGCCCGATCTTCCGCCAGCTGGTGCTGGCCGATGAGCTCAACCGCGCCCCGCCACGCACCCAGTCCGCGCTGCTGGAGGCCATGGCCCAGGGCCAGGTGTCCCTCGACGGCGCCACCCATGTGCTGCCCCGCCCCTTCACCGTGGTGGCCACGCAGAACCCGGTGGACTTCTCCGGCACCTACCCGCTGCCGGACTCGCAGCTGGACCGCTTCCTCATGCGCCTGTCGCTGGGCCATCCCGCTCCCGAGGTGGAGGCCCGCCTCCTCACCACGCGCGACACCAGCTCGCCCGTGGAGGCGCTCCAGGCCGTCACCTCCCCCGAGGAGCTGGCCGAGCTGCGCATGCAGGTGGCCGCGCAGCGCCTGGACGACACGGTGGCCGAGTACGTGGTGCGGCTGGCCCAGGCCACGCGCTCGCACGGAGACATCGAGCGCGGCGCGTCCACCCGCGCGGTGCTCGCGCTGGGCATGGCCGCCCGCGCCCATGCCCTCTGGGAGGCACGGGACTTCGTGACGCCCGGGGACGTGCGGGCGGTGATGGGGCCGTGTCTGGCCCACCGGCTCCTGCTGCGCAGCGCCAACCAGGGCGCCTACACCCGCGACGAGGCGACGCACCTCCTCGAGGAGGTCTCCCGGAAGGTCCCGGCGCCCCGGTGA
- a CDS encoding DUF58 domain-containing protein — protein sequence MGRTYLVVTFGVGLGALNTGNNLLYLVLGLLLSVIILSGVLSERCLKDLSVRRIGTEGAFAGEPFAFRWGITRKRGHAFALTLSEVDSPLTGEGGVGYLPAGAEHVVRADLTAPRRGPVKLSGVRVTTTWPLGLFAKTRVFALEGTLLVYPRRGFACEDPLDAAVGHVGEANNPRRMDGTGDMAGLKELGEHEDARRVHWMKSASAGKLLKVEREREERRTFILDVKTGLAGDVLERRCEEVAAQAHRLLEAGHEVGLELPGTRLRPGAGSGQERGILRALAWLGFEEQREEAA from the coding sequence ATGGGACGCACCTACCTCGTGGTGACGTTCGGCGTGGGCCTGGGCGCGCTCAACACCGGCAACAACCTCCTCTACCTGGTGCTGGGGTTGTTGCTGAGCGTCATCATCCTCTCCGGCGTGCTGTCCGAGCGCTGTCTGAAGGATCTGTCGGTGCGGCGCATCGGCACGGAGGGCGCCTTCGCGGGCGAGCCCTTCGCCTTCCGCTGGGGCATCACCCGCAAGCGGGGGCATGCCTTCGCCCTCACCCTGTCCGAGGTGGACTCGCCCCTCACCGGAGAGGGCGGCGTGGGGTACCTGCCCGCGGGCGCGGAGCACGTGGTGCGGGCCGATCTCACCGCGCCCCGGCGAGGCCCGGTGAAGCTGTCGGGCGTGCGCGTCACCACCACCTGGCCGCTGGGCCTCTTCGCCAAGACGCGCGTCTTCGCGTTGGAGGGCACCCTGCTCGTCTACCCGCGGCGAGGCTTCGCCTGTGAGGATCCACTGGACGCGGCCGTGGGGCACGTGGGCGAGGCCAACAACCCGCGCCGGATGGACGGCACCGGGGACATGGCGGGCCTGAAGGAGCTGGGCGAGCACGAGGACGCCCGGCGCGTGCACTGGATGAAGAGCGCCTCGGCGGGGAAGCTCCTGAAGGTGGAGCGCGAGCGCGAGGAGCGGCGCACCTTCATCCTCGACGTGAAGACGGGGCTGGCGGGGGACGTGCTGGAGCGGCGCTGCGAGGAGGTGGCGGCGCAGGCGCACCGGCTGCTCGAGGCCGGCCACGAGGTGGGGCTGGAGCTGCCAGGCACCCGGCTGCGTCCGGGCGCGGGTAGCGGCCAGGAGCGAGGCATCCTCCGGGCGCTGGCCTGGCTGGGCTTCGAGGAGCAACGGGAGGAGGCGGCATGA
- a CDS encoding transglutaminase TgpA family protein translates to MTRPNRLRLILRDLGTGAAFASMAVSGQLPIWALGLFAVALVVALTGRRPFSRLPRLTAVLLVPLAGALYLAVASGRMDLVVAACSFAGLVAGQRLLSETSPSTDGQVLLAGLLMVAGGAALSGELFFAVCLMAFAVLASLSLGLAVVEAAVPVGEPVPVREVMRPLAKGTLFALLGAVAFFILFPRLNWNVGARRASPGLGTATSGFSDTVRLGGSGTLKSNPRVVLRATLAPDPGTEQLGAYWLGRTYDTFDGQEWSTIGAPKKRSRTRVTLRPGADKQVYQKVELLPAYGSRTLIALETPSKLGNALVHTSTGTRRTQLQELGGDELRFVVEGLGYSYEVYSVPPGTDTDPGKLEQLEHDQLLALPDNLDPRVTELARQVLGDEKDPLTAANKLSSWLQREYTYTLELGGDVTDPLTEFLFARKAGHCEHFATALTLLLRSQGFQARLATGFFGGERIGDEYILRAGDAHAWTHVLVPGRGFVTVDATPPAFRANQSLELLESLVSIYEAIESAWRSSVVDYSFRDQMNFVRDLTRPPRAPGDKKRLDLPPMRAWVTAVLVGVAVYQAWRYLSRRKPRTKALEATRFVDAVERQLAAVGVKPRDGETLEDVSARLTREAHPLAPAVSPLTRRYLEARFGQRALQPGESAQLLKGLKLAIAALPPEEKHQQKARA, encoded by the coding sequence ATGACACGGCCGAACCGGCTGCGGCTCATCCTGCGAGACCTGGGCACGGGGGCCGCCTTCGCCTCCATGGCCGTATCCGGCCAGCTGCCCATCTGGGCCCTGGGGCTCTTCGCGGTGGCGCTGGTGGTGGCGCTGACGGGACGGCGTCCCTTCTCTCGCCTGCCCCGGCTGACGGCGGTGTTGCTGGTGCCGTTGGCGGGCGCGCTCTACCTGGCGGTGGCCTCGGGACGGATGGACCTGGTGGTGGCGGCCTGCTCCTTCGCGGGCCTGGTGGCCGGCCAGCGGCTGTTGTCGGAGACGAGCCCCTCCACGGACGGTCAGGTACTGCTGGCCGGACTGCTGATGGTGGCGGGCGGCGCGGCGCTCTCCGGCGAGCTGTTCTTCGCCGTGTGCCTCATGGCCTTCGCGGTGCTGGCGAGCCTGTCGCTGGGGCTGGCGGTGGTGGAGGCGGCGGTACCCGTGGGCGAGCCGGTGCCGGTGCGCGAGGTGATGCGCCCGCTCGCGAAGGGCACCCTCTTCGCGCTGCTGGGCGCGGTGGCCTTCTTCATCCTCTTTCCGCGCCTCAACTGGAACGTGGGGGCCCGCCGGGCGTCGCCGGGGCTGGGCACGGCCACCAGCGGATTCTCCGACACGGTGCGCCTGGGCGGCTCGGGGACGCTCAAGAGCAACCCCCGCGTGGTGCTGCGCGCGACGCTGGCGCCGGATCCGGGCACCGAGCAGCTCGGCGCCTACTGGCTGGGCCGCACCTACGACACCTTCGATGGCCAGGAGTGGTCGACGATCGGCGCGCCCAAGAAGCGCAGCCGCACGCGCGTGACGCTGCGACCGGGTGCCGACAAGCAGGTGTACCAGAAGGTCGAGCTGCTGCCCGCCTACGGCAGCCGCACGCTGATCGCCCTGGAGACGCCCTCGAAGCTGGGCAACGCGCTGGTGCACACGTCCACGGGCACCCGGCGCACCCAATTGCAGGAGCTGGGCGGGGACGAGCTGCGCTTCGTGGTGGAGGGGCTGGGCTACTCCTACGAGGTGTACAGCGTGCCGCCCGGGACGGACACGGATCCGGGCAAGCTGGAGCAGCTGGAGCATGATCAGCTCCTGGCCCTGCCGGACAACCTGGATCCGCGCGTCACGGAGCTGGCCAGGCAGGTGCTCGGCGACGAGAAGGATCCGCTGACGGCGGCCAACAAGCTGTCGAGCTGGTTGCAGCGCGAGTACACGTACACGCTGGAGCTGGGCGGGGACGTGACGGATCCGCTGACGGAGTTCCTCTTCGCGCGCAAGGCGGGCCACTGCGAGCACTTCGCCACGGCGCTCACGCTGCTGCTGCGCAGCCAGGGGTTCCAGGCGCGGCTGGCCACGGGCTTCTTCGGCGGGGAGCGGATCGGAGACGAGTACATCCTGCGCGCGGGAGACGCCCACGCGTGGACGCACGTGCTGGTGCCCGGGAGAGGCTTCGTCACGGTGGACGCGACCCCCCCGGCGTTCCGCGCCAACCAGTCGCTGGAGCTGCTGGAGTCGCTCGTGTCGATCTACGAGGCCATCGAGTCGGCGTGGCGCTCGTCGGTGGTCGACTACTCGTTCCGCGACCAGATGAACTTCGTGAGGGATCTGACGCGTCCGCCGCGAGCGCCGGGAGACAAGAAGCGGCTCGATCTGCCTCCGATGCGCGCCTGGGTGACGGCGGTGCTGGTGGGAGTGGCCGTGTACCAGGCGTGGAGGTACCTGTCGCGGCGCAAGCCGCGGACGAAGGCGCTCGAGGCGACACGCTTCGTGGACGCGGTGGAGCGGCAGCTGGCGGCGGTGGGAGTGAAGCCGCGAGACGGAGAGACGCTCGAGGACGTCTCGGCGAGACTGACCCGGGAGGCGCACCCGCTGGCGCCGGCGGTGTCACCGCTGACGAGGCGCTACCTGGAGGCGCGTTTCGGGCAGAGGGCCCTCCAACCCGGAGAGTCCGCGCAGCTGTTGAAAGGCTTGAAACTGGCCATCGCGGCCCTGCCGCCGGAAGAGAAGCACCAGCAGAAGGCCCGGGCCTGA
- a CDS encoding RNA polymerase factor sigma-32: MQLSTEQSSNSGSLAMYLSEINQYALLTVEEEQALARRFIKGDLAAGHRLVTSNLRFVVKVAYEYRSYGIKMSDLIQEGNIGLMKAVQKFDPDKGIRLISYAVWWIRAYIQNYILKSWSLVKLGTTQAQRKLFFSLARTRRELEKFGAGDGAVVNVDEIAKRLHVKPGEVREMEQRMGGRDLSLDAPMGEDGGNSHVDFVVSASAPQDDEFADKEEAGLINARVRTALMRLDPRERFIIEQRVMNERPMTLKELGEHFGFSRERARQLEIRAKDKLKAELAALMAEVDPDTTASMQ, encoded by the coding sequence ATGCAGCTCTCTACTGAGCAGTCGTCCAACTCGGGCTCGCTCGCGATGTACCTCTCGGAGATCAACCAGTACGCGCTGCTCACGGTGGAGGAGGAGCAGGCCCTGGCGCGCCGCTTCATCAAGGGCGATCTGGCCGCGGGCCACCGGCTGGTGACGAGCAACCTGCGCTTCGTGGTGAAGGTGGCGTACGAGTACCGCTCCTACGGCATCAAGATGTCCGACCTCATCCAGGAGGGGAACATCGGCCTGATGAAGGCGGTGCAGAAGTTCGATCCGGACAAGGGCATCCGGCTGATCTCCTACGCGGTGTGGTGGATCCGCGCGTACATCCAGAACTACATCCTGAAGAGCTGGTCGCTGGTGAAGCTCGGGACGACGCAGGCGCAGCGCAAGCTGTTCTTCAGCCTGGCGCGGACGCGGCGCGAGCTGGAGAAGTTCGGGGCGGGCGACGGTGCGGTGGTGAACGTGGATGAGATCGCCAAGCGGCTGCACGTGAAGCCCGGCGAGGTGCGCGAGATGGAGCAGCGCATGGGCGGGCGCGACCTGTCGCTGGACGCGCCGATGGGCGAGGACGGTGGCAACAGCCACGTGGACTTCGTGGTGAGCGCGAGCGCGCCGCAGGATGACGAGTTCGCGGACAAGGAGGAGGCGGGCCTGATCAACGCGCGGGTGCGCACGGCGCTGATGCGGCTGGATCCGCGCGAGCGCTTCATCATCGAGCAGCGCGTGATGAACGAGCGCCCGATGACGCTCAAGGAGCTGGGCGAGCACTTCGGCTTCTCGCGTGAGCGCGCCCGCCAGCTGGAGATCCGCGCGAAGGACAAGCTCAAGGCCGAGCTGGCCGCGCTGATGGCCGAGGTGGATCCGGACACCACCGCGTCCATGCAGTAG